In the Pseudonocardia cypriaca genome, one interval contains:
- the glgX gene encoding glycogen debranching protein GlgX, with product MTTTVASALPGSMFPLGAGPTTGGTNFAVASGAEAVRLCLFDDGSIDGGPIDGSGERQVELTEYDAGVWHGFVPGVGPGQAYGYRMSGPWDPRRGLRYNPAKLLLDPYARAISGEVRFGPEVLAHRPDDPYARSDLESAAHVPRSLVIDTGFRWSERPRPRRRYSDTILYEVHVKGFTASHPDVPAALRGTYAGLGHDAALSHLVGLGVTTVELLPVHHNVPEAFLPERGLTNYWGYNTIGYFAPHAGYSAAVRAGRPGGQVAEFQAMVDALHGAGLEVVLDVVFNHTAEGDHLGPTLCHRGIDNAAYYRLDPADRSRYVDTTGCGNSLNAADPFALQMIMDSLRYWLTEMRVDGFRFDLAPTLAREQGGFDRLSAFFDLVAQDPIVSRAKLIAEPWDVGQGDSYDIGRFPPLWREWNGRYRDTMRDFWRGHDGLLGDFATRFGGSADLYGGRGRRPTASVNLITVHDGFTLADLVSYESKHNEANGDDNRDGSDDNRSWNCGAEGPTTDPDVLALRGRQQRAMLTTLLLSFGVPMLLGGDELGRTQQGNNNAYCQDGPLTWFDWDHVDEELLTFTRHLIAFRRGHPVFRRRRFLFGVDWQQLRWYTPSGEIVTGEEWADPGARSVAIYLDGVDEPDHAEDGALLLDDDFLVLVNAWWAPLRFVIPPTRDGQVWEPELDSSEPTGVASPAKLGVGDPVTVNARSLVVLRGPVTGAELIG from the coding sequence GTGACGACCACGGTGGCGTCAGCCCTGCCCGGGAGCATGTTCCCGCTGGGTGCGGGCCCGACGACCGGTGGCACGAACTTCGCGGTCGCCTCGGGTGCGGAGGCGGTGCGCCTCTGCTTGTTCGACGACGGCTCGATCGACGGCGGCCCGATCGACGGCAGCGGAGAGCGCCAGGTCGAGCTCACCGAGTACGACGCGGGCGTCTGGCACGGGTTCGTGCCGGGTGTCGGCCCCGGCCAGGCGTACGGCTACCGGATGTCCGGGCCGTGGGATCCGCGCCGGGGGCTGCGCTACAACCCGGCGAAGCTCCTGCTCGACCCCTACGCCCGGGCCATCAGCGGGGAGGTGCGGTTCGGGCCGGAAGTGCTCGCGCACCGGCCCGACGACCCGTACGCGCGCAGCGACCTGGAGTCCGCGGCGCACGTGCCGCGCAGCCTCGTGATCGACACGGGGTTCCGGTGGAGCGAGCGACCTCGGCCCCGGCGCCGGTACTCGGACACGATCCTCTACGAGGTGCACGTCAAGGGCTTCACCGCGAGCCACCCCGACGTGCCCGCCGCGCTCCGCGGGACCTACGCCGGCCTCGGGCACGACGCTGCGCTCTCCCACCTGGTCGGCCTCGGCGTGACCACGGTGGAGCTGCTTCCGGTCCACCACAACGTTCCCGAGGCATTCCTGCCCGAGCGCGGCCTGACCAACTACTGGGGCTACAACACGATCGGCTACTTCGCCCCGCACGCCGGCTACTCCGCAGCCGTGCGCGCCGGACGCCCCGGCGGGCAGGTCGCCGAGTTCCAGGCCATGGTCGACGCCCTGCACGGCGCCGGGCTGGAGGTGGTGCTCGACGTGGTGTTCAACCACACCGCCGAAGGCGATCACCTCGGCCCCACCCTGTGCCACCGTGGCATCGACAACGCCGCCTACTACCGTCTCGACCCGGCGGACCGGAGCCGTTACGTCGACACGACCGGATGCGGCAACTCGCTCAACGCGGCGGACCCGTTCGCCCTGCAGATGATCATGGACTCGCTGCGCTACTGGCTCACCGAGATGCGGGTCGACGGATTCCGCTTCGACCTGGCGCCGACGCTCGCCCGCGAGCAGGGCGGCTTCGACCGCCTCTCGGCGTTCTTCGACCTGGTCGCGCAGGACCCGATCGTCTCACGGGCCAAGCTGATCGCCGAGCCGTGGGACGTCGGCCAGGGCGACAGCTACGACATCGGTCGGTTCCCGCCGCTGTGGCGGGAGTGGAACGGCCGCTACCGCGACACCATGCGCGATTTCTGGCGCGGCCACGACGGCCTGCTCGGCGATTTCGCGACACGCTTCGGCGGTTCGGCGGACCTCTACGGTGGCCGGGGCCGCCGCCCCACCGCTTCGGTCAACCTGATCACCGTGCACGACGGGTTCACCCTGGCCGACCTCGTCTCCTACGAAAGCAAGCACAACGAGGCCAACGGCGACGACAACCGCGACGGGTCCGACGACAACCGATCGTGGAACTGCGGCGCCGAGGGTCCGACCACCGATCCGGACGTGCTCGCCCTGCGCGGGCGGCAGCAGCGAGCCATGTTGACGACGTTGTTGCTGTCCTTCGGCGTGCCGATGCTGCTCGGCGGCGACGAGCTCGGCCGCACGCAGCAGGGCAACAACAACGCCTACTGCCAGGACGGCCCGTTGACGTGGTTCGACTGGGACCACGTCGATGAAGAACTGCTCACCTTCACCCGGCACCTGATCGCATTCCGGCGGGGGCACCCGGTGTTCCGGCGACGACGGTTCCTCTTCGGCGTCGATTGGCAGCAATTGCGCTGGTACACACCGTCCGGAGAGATCGTCACCGGCGAGGAATGGGCTGATCCGGGTGCGCGCAGTGTGGCGATCTACCTCGACGGGGTCGACGAGCCCGACCATGCCGAGGATGGCGCCCTGCTACTCGACGACGACTTCCTCGTGCTGGTCAACGCCTGGTGGGCGCCGCTGCGGTTCGTGATACCGCCGACGCGGGACGGTCAGGTCTGGGAGCCGGAGCTGGACAGCTCCGAGCCCACGGGCGTCGCTTCGCCGGCAAAGCTGGGCGTCGGCGATCCCGTCACGGTCAATGCCAGGTCGTTGGTCGTGCTGCGCGGACCCGTCACGGGGGCCGAGCTGATCGGATGA
- a CDS encoding DUF389 domain-containing protein: protein MLHLRVYGHADSLTRIGGDLEDRGAARNIALAPGVRAGYVLLSAEVFAESADAVLELLVGSGVAQEDIKLARIDEIGPIKPGRTAGSLIWADVLGQARENSRPVARYLVFLVAAGVIAGFGVIEASGILIVGAMALSPDLLPITAACVGLASRRGRLVLRALATLAIGMGAACLAAGVLSKCLGLLGVLPPGFVVGEAVVAGLTTINVSTIGVALAAGVAGMLALETRASAAVGVGISITTIPAAAYLGVAAGVGEATKALGALAVLGTNVAVLVAAGTLTLVVQRRLAAGGNAVRLRRVLHSGS from the coding sequence ATGCTCCATCTCAGGGTTTATGGTCACGCCGACTCGCTCACCCGGATCGGCGGCGACCTCGAGGATCGCGGCGCGGCGCGCAACATCGCCCTCGCCCCAGGGGTACGCGCTGGGTACGTCCTCCTCAGCGCGGAGGTCTTCGCGGAGTCGGCCGACGCCGTGCTCGAGCTGCTCGTGGGCAGCGGGGTTGCCCAGGAGGACATCAAGCTCGCACGGATCGACGAGATCGGGCCGATCAAGCCGGGGCGCACGGCCGGGAGCCTGATCTGGGCCGACGTGCTCGGGCAGGCCAGGGAGAACTCGCGTCCGGTCGCGCGCTACCTCGTGTTCCTCGTCGCGGCGGGCGTCATCGCGGGCTTCGGCGTGATCGAGGCGAGCGGCATACTGATCGTCGGAGCGATGGCGCTGAGCCCCGACCTGCTGCCCATCACCGCGGCCTGCGTCGGCTTGGCGAGCCGTCGTGGTCGGCTCGTCCTGCGGGCGCTCGCGACGCTGGCCATCGGGATGGGCGCGGCGTGCCTCGCCGCGGGGGTGCTGAGCAAGTGCCTCGGTCTCCTCGGTGTCCTGCCACCCGGGTTCGTGGTCGGCGAAGCCGTGGTCGCCGGGCTGACGACGATCAACGTTTCGACCATAGGAGTCGCGCTCGCGGCGGGCGTCGCCGGCATGCTCGCCCTCGAGACCCGTGCGAGCGCGGCGGTGGGCGTAGGCATCTCGATCACCACGATCCCCGCCGCGGCGTATCTCGGGGTCGCGGCCGGCGTCGGCGAAGCGACCAAGGCGTTGGGCGCACTCGCTGTCCTCGGCACCAACGTGGCCGTGCTGGTTGCGGCCGGGACGCTGACCCTCGTGGTGCAACGTCGGCTCGCTGCGGGCGGCAACGCGGTGCGGCTCCGCCGTGTCCTCCACTCGGGCTCATGA
- a CDS encoding sulfite oxidase, whose product MIHDEPFNAEAPPEALEGDTTPTELHYVRSNFAVPAHDGSLEVGGAIEHPRTLTLDDLRAMPSVERAVTMECAGNGRLAMRPLPAGEPWGDYAVSTARWTGALLHQVLEQAKPTAEGVEVRFAGADHGSYLLHPVLAVTKRSDLAFVRSLTLAHATDPQAEILIAYEMNGEPLNPDHGAPFRLIVPHWYGVASVKWLRHIDVLTEPYAGEFETGHYMYQWADRPPERVTVMRVRARITDPARGATIPAGTYTVRGKAWSGTGPITNVDVSLTGEGEWHPAQVEPPKGPYQWQDWSFAWEATERCRHSLRARAIDEAGNVQPEVPPWNRLGYGNNAVEVSYVDVR is encoded by the coding sequence ATGATCCACGACGAGCCCTTCAACGCAGAAGCCCCGCCGGAGGCCCTGGAAGGCGACACCACGCCGACGGAACTCCACTACGTCCGCAGCAATTTCGCGGTACCCGCCCACGATGGATCGCTCGAGGTCGGTGGCGCGATCGAGCACCCGAGGACCCTGACGCTCGACGACCTGCGCGCCATGCCCTCGGTCGAGCGGGCCGTCACGATGGAATGCGCCGGGAACGGGCGCCTCGCGATGCGACCGCTGCCGGCCGGCGAACCATGGGGTGACTACGCCGTCTCCACGGCTCGCTGGACCGGTGCCCTCCTGCACCAGGTGCTGGAGCAGGCCAAGCCGACAGCGGAGGGCGTCGAGGTTCGCTTCGCAGGCGCCGACCACGGCTCGTACCTGCTCCATCCGGTCCTTGCCGTCACCAAGCGGTCCGACTTGGCCTTCGTGCGATCCCTGACTCTCGCCCACGCGACCGATCCGCAAGCCGAGATCCTGATCGCCTACGAGATGAACGGCGAGCCGCTCAACCCCGACCACGGCGCGCCCTTCCGGCTCATCGTGCCTCACTGGTACGGCGTCGCCTCCGTGAAATGGCTGAGGCACATCGACGTCCTGACCGAGCCGTACGCCGGGGAGTTCGAGACCGGGCACTACATGTACCAGTGGGCCGATCGTCCGCCTGAGCGCGTCACCGTCATGCGTGTACGCGCGCGGATCACCGATCCCGCTCGCGGCGCGACCATCCCCGCTGGCACCTACACCGTGCGCGGAAAGGCCTGGTCGGGCACCGGACCGATCACGAACGTCGATGTCAGCCTCACCGGCGAAGGCGAATGGCACCCGGCGCAGGTCGAACCCCCGAAGGGCCCGTACCAGTGGCAGGATTGGTCGTTCGCGTGGGAGGCGACCGAGCGCTGCCGCCACAGCCTCCGCGCCCGTGCGATCGACGAAGCCGGCAACGTGCAACCCGAGGTTCCACCCTGGAACCGCCTCGGCTACGGCAACAACGCCGTCGAGGTTTCCTACGTCGACGTGCGCTGA
- a CDS encoding amphi-Trp domain-containing protein → MSDVEISRKESLTRHEAARRLSALADALGAGGHVEVELGASTVKLHVPDHVRCEVEVEVDGDEVELEVEFKWSTASAEPEPAATPREHARGGKAAARSHS, encoded by the coding sequence ATGTCGGACGTCGAGATCAGCCGGAAGGAGTCGCTCACCCGGCACGAGGCGGCCCGCAGGCTCTCCGCGCTGGCCGATGCGCTCGGCGCAGGCGGCCACGTCGAGGTCGAGCTCGGCGCCAGCACCGTGAAGCTCCACGTTCCCGACCACGTCCGCTGCGAGGTCGAGGTGGAGGTCGACGGCGACGAGGTTGAACTCGAGGTGGAGTTCAAGTGGTCTACCGCGTCGGCCGAGCCGGAGCCCGCCGCGACGCCGCGCGAGCACGCCCGCGGCGGCAAGGCCGCGGCGCGGTCACACTCCTGA
- a CDS encoding potassium channel family protein, giving the protein MTRKHYDKLTPAARKRLVVASLLRAGASVTLLVLAYYSIPLDRPLNAATWIGFVLGLAAFAAVIAWQVRAILVSDVPRLRAIQAVAIGLPMLLLLFASTYLRISRDAPDSFSEALGRTDALYFTVTVFTTVGFGDIAPRSELARILTMFQMITGLVVVGLVAKVLLGAVQTAVRRRESESPARAVAPDGRKPDAPDRR; this is encoded by the coding sequence GTGACGAGGAAGCACTACGACAAGCTGACCCCAGCCGCGCGCAAGCGACTGGTCGTGGCGTCCCTGCTGCGGGCAGGCGCCTCGGTGACGCTGCTGGTGCTCGCGTACTACTCCATCCCGCTGGACCGACCACTCAATGCCGCGACCTGGATCGGGTTCGTGCTCGGCCTGGCGGCCTTCGCCGCGGTCATCGCCTGGCAGGTGCGGGCCATCCTCGTCTCCGACGTCCCGCGCCTCCGTGCGATCCAGGCCGTCGCCATCGGCCTCCCGATGCTCCTGCTGCTGTTCGCTTCGACCTACCTCCGGATCTCCCGCGATGCCCCGGACAGCTTCAGCGAGGCGCTGGGCCGGACCGACGCGCTCTACTTCACGGTCACCGTCTTCACCACCGTCGGCTTCGGAGACATCGCACCACGCAGCGAACTCGCGCGGATCCTCACGATGTTCCAGATGATCACCGGCCTCGTGGTCGTCGGGCTGGTCGCGAAGGTCCTCCTGGGCGCCGTGCAGACGGCGGTTCGACGGCGGGAGAGCGAGAGCCCGGCAAGGGCGGTGGCCCCGGACGGCCGGAAACCGGACGCGCCCGACCGCAGGTGA
- a CDS encoding alkaline phosphatase family protein: MRHGVLLLLVGWAAMGFTIAVLPGVSLDVRWAVLLAVVLLGLLAAVLRPAFVAVAVRLGWAGVIAGWLLSQAVLMFLALSVTPGIHVGGFWDAFWASWLYAILVSVASWFVTAGDNRAVIAHLLRSTRSARRAAKPTDVPGVVMIQIDGLSAPLARWAVQAGNLPTLSRWIRSGSHTLTEWHAELPATTPASQAGLLHGGSAEVPAFRWWEKDAGRLVVTNHPKDSALVESRLSDGRGLLADDGVSLSNIFSGDAPISSLTMSTAGSGSAHRPTRWLSAFFVDPYGLTRSLVLTVAEMIKELYQGRRQQLRGIEPRVHRGASYVALRGVTNVLLRELNTYLIAAHLRRGAPSLYCDLVDYDEIAHHAGPTRPESLASLEGIDRVLGTLEQVARAAPRPYRFVVLSDHGQSQGATFLQRYGMRLEDLVRQQMRAGAEVAAATHGQEQWGRVNTLLTEVTAEGGMAGGMTRRIQRRRPPEEGRPAGRPPGAERPDLVVVASGNLGLVYFPRVPGRLTLEEIDELHPRLIAGLATHPGIGFVVVRSRTHGPLVLGANGTRRLRDDHVEGIDPLAMFGRHAADDLRRHDRLPHVGDILVNSRIDVSTGEVAAFEELVGCHGGLGGWQSRCVLIHPADWPVAGHLVGADSVHHQLVAWLERLGQRRQLPQMNRTVR, from the coding sequence GTGCGCCACGGGGTACTGCTGCTCCTGGTCGGATGGGCCGCGATGGGGTTCACGATCGCAGTGCTGCCCGGCGTATCCCTGGATGTGCGCTGGGCCGTCCTGCTCGCCGTCGTGCTCCTCGGGCTGCTCGCCGCGGTGCTGCGGCCCGCGTTCGTGGCCGTGGCCGTGCGGCTCGGATGGGCCGGGGTGATCGCGGGGTGGCTCCTGAGCCAGGCCGTGCTGATGTTCCTGGCCCTTTCGGTCACCCCGGGAATCCACGTCGGAGGGTTCTGGGACGCGTTCTGGGCCTCGTGGCTCTACGCGATCCTGGTGAGCGTCGCCAGCTGGTTCGTCACGGCGGGGGACAACCGTGCGGTCATCGCGCACCTCCTGCGCAGCACGCGCAGCGCCCGCCGGGCCGCGAAGCCAACGGATGTCCCCGGTGTCGTCATGATCCAGATCGACGGCCTGTCCGCCCCGCTCGCGCGCTGGGCCGTCCAGGCGGGCAACCTGCCGACGTTGAGCCGCTGGATCCGGTCGGGCAGCCACACCCTCACCGAGTGGCACGCCGAGCTACCGGCGACGACCCCGGCCAGCCAGGCCGGCCTGCTGCACGGCGGGAGTGCCGAGGTGCCGGCGTTCCGCTGGTGGGAGAAGGACGCCGGCCGGCTCGTCGTGACCAACCACCCCAAGGACAGCGCGCTGGTCGAGTCACGGCTGTCCGACGGGCGCGGGTTGCTCGCCGACGACGGCGTGAGCCTCTCCAACATCTTCTCCGGTGACGCACCGATCAGCAGCCTGACGATGAGCACGGCGGGGTCGGGTTCGGCACACCGCCCGACCCGCTGGCTGAGTGCCTTCTTCGTGGATCCCTACGGGTTGACCCGCTCGCTGGTCCTCACCGTCGCGGAGATGATCAAGGAGCTGTACCAGGGCCGCCGCCAGCAGCTGCGCGGCATCGAGCCGCGGGTCCATCGCGGCGCGTCCTACGTGGCCCTGCGTGGCGTGACGAACGTGCTGCTGCGCGAGCTGAACACCTACCTGATCGCGGCACACCTCCGCCGGGGAGCACCGTCGCTCTACTGCGACCTCGTCGACTACGACGAGATCGCCCACCATGCCGGCCCGACGCGTCCCGAATCGCTGGCCTCGCTCGAGGGGATCGACCGGGTGCTGGGCACGCTCGAGCAGGTCGCGCGGGCCGCGCCCCGGCCGTACCGCTTCGTGGTGCTGTCCGACCACGGGCAGAGCCAGGGCGCCACGTTCCTGCAGCGTTACGGCATGCGGTTGGAGGACCTCGTCCGGCAGCAGATGCGCGCCGGGGCCGAGGTCGCGGCGGCGACGCACGGGCAGGAGCAATGGGGGCGGGTCAACACGCTCCTCACCGAGGTGACCGCCGAGGGCGGGATGGCGGGCGGCATGACGCGCCGCATCCAGCGCCGGCGTCCTCCCGAGGAGGGGAGGCCAGCGGGCCGGCCGCCCGGCGCCGAGCGCCCGGATCTCGTGGTCGTCGCGTCCGGCAACCTCGGGCTCGTCTACTTCCCCCGCGTACCGGGGCGTCTGACGCTCGAGGAGATCGATGAGCTGCACCCGAGGCTGATCGCCGGGCTCGCGACGCATCCCGGGATCGGGTTCGTCGTGGTGCGCTCCCGCACCCACGGCCCGCTCGTCCTCGGCGCGAACGGCACCCGCAGGCTGCGCGACGACCACGTGGAGGGCATCGATCCGCTGGCGATGTTCGGCCGGCATGCAGCGGATGACCTGCGCCGTCACGACCGGCTTCCCCATGTCGGCGACATCCTCGTGAACAGCCGGATCGACGTGTCCACCGGCGAGGTGGCGGCGTTCGAGGAGCTCGTCGGCTGCCACGGCGGGCTGGGCGGCTGGCAGTCCCGGTGCGTGCTGATCCACCCCGCGGACTGGCCGGTCGCCGGGCACCTGGTCGGGGCCGACTCGGTGCATCACCAGCTCGTGGCCTGGCTCGAACGGCTCGGGCAGCGGCGGCAGTTGCCTCAGATGAACCGGACGGTGCGGTAG
- a CDS encoding Dyp-type peroxidase: protein MDTVSARETVGLELDDVQSGVLHPRPSPYVGTYLLLRIDDRAAGRELVRRLHPVVSAGRPASDPARGAWVTVALTYQGLQALGVPQESLDSFAPEFREGMAARAAQLGDVGESSPANWEKPLGTPDVHVALAALSPDAARLAAVVERARRAHQELPGVEVIWRQDCYQLPTGRTSFGFKDGIGQPAVEGSGIPGSNPRERPIKAGEFILGYPDETGSLPPMPTPQLLGRNGTYIVFRKLHTRVAAYRRYLRERAASREEEALLGAKMIGRWHSGAPLALSPDHDDPQLGADPARNNDFDYHDDLRGFGCPAGAHARRANPRDALDHEGSVNVRLHRMIRRGTSYGPVLPEGVLEDDGADRGIVFVFVGAHLKRQFEFVKTQWLNDGIFIGAPAEKDPLVGANDGSGAFTVPQRPIRRRLQGLPPFVVTRGGEYCFVPGLRALRWLAELET, encoded by the coding sequence ATGGACACCGTGAGCGCGCGGGAGACCGTCGGCCTCGAGCTCGACGACGTCCAAAGTGGGGTGCTCCACCCACGACCGTCGCCGTACGTCGGCACCTACCTGCTGCTGCGCATCGACGACCGCGCGGCGGGGCGGGAGCTGGTGCGACGGCTGCACCCGGTGGTCAGCGCCGGCCGGCCCGCCTCCGACCCGGCCCGCGGAGCCTGGGTCACCGTTGCCCTCACCTACCAGGGCCTGCAGGCGCTGGGCGTGCCGCAAGAGTCGCTGGACAGCTTCGCGCCGGAGTTCCGGGAGGGCATGGCGGCCCGCGCGGCCCAACTGGGCGACGTCGGCGAGAGCAGCCCGGCCAATTGGGAGAAGCCGCTCGGAACCCCCGACGTCCACGTGGCGCTGGCGGCACTGTCGCCCGACGCCGCGCGGCTGGCGGCCGTGGTCGAGCGGGCCCGCCGCGCCCACCAGGAGCTGCCCGGGGTGGAGGTGATCTGGCGCCAGGACTGCTACCAGCTCCCCACGGGGCGCACCTCCTTCGGCTTCAAGGACGGGATCGGCCAGCCGGCTGTGGAGGGCAGCGGGATCCCGGGCTCCAACCCCAGGGAGCGACCGATCAAGGCGGGCGAGTTCATCCTCGGCTATCCCGACGAGACGGGGAGCCTGCCGCCGATGCCGACCCCTCAGCTGCTCGGTCGCAACGGCACCTACATCGTGTTCCGGAAGCTGCACACCCGCGTCGCGGCCTACCGGCGCTACCTCCGCGAACGAGCCGCCAGCCGCGAGGAGGAAGCGCTGCTGGGCGCCAAGATGATCGGACGCTGGCACAGCGGCGCGCCCCTGGCGCTGTCGCCGGACCACGACGATCCCCAGCTGGGTGCGGATCCCGCGCGCAACAACGACTTCGACTACCACGACGATCTGCGGGGCTTCGGATGCCCGGCCGGCGCGCACGCGCGGCGGGCGAACCCGCGTGACGCGCTCGACCACGAGGGAAGCGTCAACGTCCGCCTCCACCGCATGATCCGGCGCGGCACGAGCTACGGCCCCGTGTTGCCCGAAGGCGTCCTGGAGGACGACGGCGCCGACCGAGGAATCGTCTTCGTGTTCGTCGGTGCGCACCTGAAGCGCCAGTTCGAGTTCGTCAAGACGCAGTGGTTGAACGACGGCATCTTCATCGGCGCACCGGCCGAGAAGGACCCGCTCGTCGGGGCGAACGACGGGTCCGGCGCGTTCACAGTCCCGCAGCGGCCGATCCGGCGTCGGCTGCAGGGCCTGCCGCCGTTCGTCGTCACCCGCGGTGGCGAGTACTGCTTCGTGCCGGGCCTGCGAGCCCTGCGCTGGCTGGCGGAGCTGGAGACCTGA
- a CDS encoding DUF1269 domain-containing protein — MAATLTVWKFDTVHGAEGALGLLQRMQKEELITINDAAYVYWTEGRKKPKTQQLRSLAGAGALGGSFWGLLFGLIFFVPLLGMAMGAAMGALMGSMSDVGIDDSFVRQVREQVTPGTSALFVMASNVVVDKVLDEFKQTGATLLSTNLSNEQEAKLREAFADTE, encoded by the coding sequence ATGGCAGCAACCTTGACGGTGTGGAAGTTCGACACGGTGCACGGAGCGGAGGGTGCTCTCGGGCTCCTCCAGCGGATGCAGAAAGAAGAGCTGATCACGATCAACGACGCCGCCTACGTCTACTGGACCGAGGGGCGGAAGAAGCCGAAGACGCAGCAGCTGCGCAGCCTCGCCGGTGCCGGGGCGCTGGGCGGCAGCTTCTGGGGTCTGCTGTTCGGCCTCATCTTCTTCGTTCCCCTGCTGGGCATGGCGATGGGGGCCGCCATGGGGGCGCTGATGGGCTCGATGTCCGACGTGGGCATCGACGACTCCTTCGTCCGCCAGGTGCGGGAGCAGGTCACGCCGGGCACATCGGCGCTGTTCGTCATGGCCTCGAACGTCGTCGTCGACAAGGTCCTGGACGAGTTCAAGCAGACCGGCGCCACCCTCCTGTCGACGAACCTGTCGAACGAGCAGGAAGCCAAGCTGCGCGAGGCCTTCGCCGACACCGAGTGA
- a CDS encoding DUF4331 family protein yields MSDHISGPRALAEPIADITDVYAFPSPEHSGRLVLVMNTLPFAQPSARFSDGLVYRFRLRPVAAAAPDDPALFVVGPEEFAFDCVFSTPVSGGGAAGSDQDGACTTPAGETVSFRVNDERAGSAPGVRVFAGPRWDPFIMDAPAALETIATGKLAFTDPSAIFLDGKNVLSLVVEVDCAGLLGGAELVGVVAETLTRGPIAVRMERVGRPEVKNLLLAPKQFDPVNRDLEIRDLYNSEDAFALAPAYQGAYRARLNANLAFWDRLDGNRDWPADLNGAHPLTEQLLADFLVVDVTKPYAEQGSFLEIELATRGARRHQTCGGRALNDDAMDTLFTLLVNAGNGPTIRDGVDRATMPASCTFPYLSPPNPDPPQPPEHF; encoded by the coding sequence GTGTCGGACCACATCTCAGGACCGCGGGCCTTGGCCGAGCCGATCGCGGACATCACCGATGTCTACGCGTTCCCGAGCCCGGAGCATTCCGGCCGGCTCGTGCTGGTGATGAACACCCTCCCGTTCGCCCAGCCATCCGCGCGGTTCTCCGACGGGCTGGTCTACCGCTTCCGGTTGCGCCCGGTCGCCGCGGCCGCCCCGGACGATCCTGCGCTGTTCGTGGTCGGCCCGGAGGAGTTCGCGTTCGACTGCGTGTTCTCCACCCCCGTGAGCGGCGGCGGCGCCGCCGGGTCCGACCAGGACGGCGCGTGCACCACGCCCGCGGGCGAGACGGTCTCCTTCCGTGTGAACGACGAGCGGGCCGGCTCGGCTCCCGGTGTTCGCGTCTTCGCCGGCCCGCGCTGGGATCCGTTCATCATGGACGCCCCCGCGGCGCTGGAGACGATCGCCACGGGCAAGCTGGCGTTCACCGATCCGAGTGCGATCTTCCTGGACGGCAAGAACGTCCTCAGCCTCGTCGTCGAGGTCGACTGCGCCGGGCTGCTCGGCGGCGCGGAGCTGGTCGGGGTGGTCGCCGAGACCCTGACCCGAGGCCCGATCGCCGTCCGCATGGAACGCGTGGGGCGACCCGAGGTGAAGAACCTCCTGCTGGCGCCCAAGCAGTTCGACCCCGTCAACCGCGACCTGGAGATCCGTGACCTGTACAACAGCGAGGACGCGTTCGCGCTCGCGCCGGCCTACCAGGGCGCCTACAGGGCGCGGCTGAACGCCAACCTCGCCTTCTGGGACCGCCTGGACGGCAATCGGGACTGGCCCGCGGACCTGAACGGCGCGCACCCGCTGACCGAACAGCTGCTGGCCGACTTCCTCGTCGTGGACGTCACCAAGCCGTACGCCGAGCAGGGCTCCTTCCTGGAGATCGAGCTGGCCACCCGAGGGGCCCGCCGACACCAGACCTGCGGTGGCCGGGCCCTCAACGACGACGCGATGGACACCCTGTTCACGCTGCTGGTCAACGCCGGGAACGGGCCCACGATCCGCGACGGCGTCGACCGGGCGACGATGCCCGCTTCCTGCACTTTCCCGTACCTGTCGCCGCCGAACCCGGATCCTCCCCAGCCTCCCGAGCACTTCTAG
- a CDS encoding enoyl-CoA hydratase/isomerase family protein: MALITLNRPHTDNAITTEMGARLTEVLETIAVRPAVRVAIITGAGDRAFSVGSDLRQRKDMTKEQWLRQRQDFDRTLYTLRQLRKPIFAAVNGIAYGGGCEIAQSTDFIIASDNATFGQPEAMIGLAAGGGSPALLPRLLPPGKALQMLMTGDPITAQEAYRLGMVNELRPQDELLEVSHRIADKIASNSPTAVQAVKRAVRMGQGQPIEQAIAIMMEAHWRSAVHPDRVEGIGAFNDDREPTFQDPDY; this comes from the coding sequence GTGGCACTCATCACCCTGAACCGGCCGCACACCGACAACGCGATCACGACGGAGATGGGGGCGCGGCTGACGGAGGTCCTCGAGACGATCGCGGTCCGTCCCGCCGTGCGCGTCGCCATCATCACCGGCGCCGGCGACCGAGCCTTCTCGGTCGGCAGCGACCTGCGCCAGCGCAAGGACATGACCAAGGAGCAATGGCTGCGGCAGCGCCAGGACTTCGACCGCACGCTCTACACCCTGCGCCAGCTGCGCAAGCCGATCTTCGCCGCCGTCAACGGCATCGCCTACGGCGGCGGCTGCGAGATCGCCCAGAGCACCGACTTCATCATCGCGTCCGACAACGCGACCTTCGGCCAGCCCGAAGCGATGATCGGCCTGGCCGCCGGTGGCGGCTCGCCGGCCCTGCTGCCCCGCTTGCTCCCGCCGGGCAAAGCCCTGCAGATGCTGATGACCGGCGACCCGATCACCGCGCAGGAGGCATACCGGCTGGGCATGGTCAACGAACTCCGCCCCCAGGACGAGCTGCTGGAGGTTTCGCACCGCATCGCGGACAAGATCGCCAGCAACTCTCCCACGGCGGTCCAGGCGGTCAAGCGAGCCGTCCGGATGGGCCAGGGGCAGCCGATCGAACAGGCCATCGCGATCATGATGGAGGCCCACTGGCGCTCAGCCGTGCACCCCGACCGCGTCGAAGGCATCGGCGCTTTCAACGACGACCGGGAGCCCACCTTTCAGGATCCCGACTACTGA